One window of the Drosophila biarmipes strain raj3 unplaced genomic scaffold, RU_DBia_V1.1 ptg000013l, whole genome shotgun sequence genome contains the following:
- the LOC108033099 gene encoding uncharacterized protein LOC108033099 isoform X3, which translates to MTDFSMNDILRSFRKMRMNKGSSQGGHYQYRNHQQQPSQNIQPHRHIFPVQQSKDMKKIIKIIKKNLIKEKITRQMKILV; encoded by the coding sequence ATGACCGACTTTTCAATGAACGATATTTTGAGATCATTTAGAAAAATGCGCATGAATAAGGGCTCGAGTCAAGGCGGTCACTACCAATACCGAaaccatcagcagcagcctTCGCAAAATATACAGCCCCATCGACACATCTTTCCTGTGCAACAATCAAAggatatgaaaaaaattattaaaatcatCAAAAAAAATCTGATTAAGGAAAAAATCACTCGTCAAATGAAAAttcttgtttaa